The following proteins come from a genomic window of Terribacillus aidingensis:
- a CDS encoding diguanylate cyclase, with translation MERLTDSNLEQAKLYFYQLLVSGESYSYREILALMTENMKNLLQADSMALYLYDEWQQQLDRISYAGPRQSGFRLSIGYIRQGVCIPDMLREFPHVLDRVLPLHRPNEEVIGFLYIGGGGEKIPDCRELAWEIGSYVTHLIRTFQAKEDEKHTVQLYEATTNLHASIDMHDVLRVLITTLQRTYPQFVYALLLAQDYHGDTDLPIKNLVYDYSVHEASTRAYMTGEVQVEASANGEVVNRYVPLNGKQGIYGVLHISVPTAIAYTKADHSFITKLADSAGNALENARLYQHSKKLISDLQLINETSKKMNANLRLSDTISLMHQQIRDTFGGEEIGFILYRGDQDAGDILNGSTGFFFEKNSRGFLEWIAQHCRNAQGEAMFISNFQERYPNVPLPYRSLLAIPMVRSEQLQGVVLVLHRNPSFFTFESFRLIESLVQHSSLSIVNSMLRERLENLVITDYLTNLFSRSYLDERMREHIQEDAQGGFILIDVDDFKKVNDTYGHNTGDYLLIQVANLIKDLLGPSDVAARWGGEELAIYLPHASFDQTIKKAERIVQSIAGSTRPAVTVSCGVSTWTDEDRPAVHNLFSRADRKLYDAKRLGKNRYCI, from the coding sequence ATGGAGCGGCTAACTGACAGTAATCTTGAACAAGCAAAGCTTTATTTCTACCAGCTCCTCGTATCGGGAGAAAGCTATAGTTACAGAGAGATACTTGCGCTTATGACCGAAAATATGAAGAATCTCCTGCAGGCAGACAGTATGGCGCTATATTTATATGATGAATGGCAGCAGCAATTGGACCGAATAAGCTACGCCGGGCCGAGGCAGAGCGGATTCCGTCTATCTATTGGTTATATTCGCCAGGGGGTTTGTATACCTGATATGTTAAGGGAATTCCCGCATGTATTGGATAGAGTCTTACCCTTACATCGTCCGAATGAAGAAGTCATCGGATTTCTGTATATCGGGGGAGGCGGAGAAAAGATTCCTGATTGCAGGGAACTTGCCTGGGAAATCGGTAGTTATGTTACGCACCTTATCCGTACGTTTCAAGCGAAAGAAGATGAAAAGCATACTGTACAATTATATGAAGCAACGACAAATCTGCATGCTTCTATTGATATGCATGATGTGCTGAGAGTGTTGATCACGACTTTGCAGCGCACTTATCCGCAATTTGTTTATGCACTTTTACTCGCCCAAGATTATCACGGTGATACAGATTTGCCAATCAAAAATTTGGTTTATGATTATTCTGTCCATGAAGCCAGTACGCGGGCATATATGACAGGTGAAGTGCAAGTGGAAGCGAGTGCAAATGGAGAAGTGGTCAATCGGTATGTGCCTTTGAACGGAAAGCAGGGTATATATGGTGTATTGCATATCTCGGTTCCAACAGCTATTGCATATACAAAAGCGGATCATAGTTTTATTACGAAGCTAGCTGATTCGGCAGGGAATGCACTTGAGAATGCCAGATTGTATCAACACTCCAAGAAACTGATAAGTGATCTGCAGCTAATTAATGAAACATCAAAGAAAATGAATGCCAACTTGCGTCTATCAGATACAATCAGTTTGATGCATCAGCAAATTCGAGATACGTTCGGCGGGGAAGAAATTGGATTCATCCTATATAGAGGAGATCAAGACGCAGGTGACATATTGAATGGCAGTACAGGTTTTTTCTTTGAAAAAAATTCCCGGGGTTTCCTGGAATGGATTGCACAGCATTGCCGGAATGCACAAGGAGAAGCGATGTTTATCAGCAATTTCCAGGAACGATATCCGAATGTGCCGCTTCCTTATCGGTCTTTACTGGCGATTCCGATGGTAAGGTCGGAACAGCTGCAAGGTGTAGTGCTTGTACTTCATCGCAACCCTAGCTTTTTCACTTTTGAATCATTCCGTTTGATCGAATCACTTGTGCAGCATTCTTCGTTGTCGATAGTCAATTCCATGCTTCGTGAGAGGCTTGAGAATTTAGTCATTACAGACTATCTTACGAATCTATTTTCAAGAAGTTATCTGGATGAACGGATGCGTGAGCATATACAGGAAGATGCGCAAGGCGGCTTTATCCTGATTGATGTGGATGACTTCAAAAAAGTGAATGATACGTATGGGCATAACACGGGTGATTATCTCCTGATCCAAGTGGCCAATCTTATCAAGGATTTGCTCGGCCCGTCAGATGTGGCAGCAAGATGGGGCGGAGAAGAGCTTGCAATCTACCTGCCACATGCGTCTTTTGATCAGACAATAAAGAAGGCAGAAAGAATCGTTCAAAGTATTGCGGGCTCGACACGTCCTGCAGTTACGGTTTCCTGCGGGGTATCTACATGGACAGATGAAGATCGTCCGGCCGTACATAACCTGTTCTCCAGAGCGGACCGTAAGCTTTATGATGCAAAAAGGCTCGGAAAAAACAGATATTGTATCTAA
- a CDS encoding cysteine desulfurase family protein translates to MIYFDNSATTKPHPDVLVSYTEAAQAYFANPSSLHRLGGSAEQLLTACRKQAAQLLHVGENEVFFTSGGTEGNNLAIKGTAFQKKRIGNHIITTTVEHPSVLETCAELENQGFKVTYVDVDKYGYVTAEKIKAAITDQTILVSVMHVNNELGTIQPIKTIGQMLTEFPAITFHVDHVQGAGKVALNLKESHIHLCTLSAHKFHGVKGSGILYKAADTRIAAQMSGGGQEQALRSGTENVPGITAMVKALRLAMEELQTYPAKLFELRERLWAGLERMEGVVLHSPPAGAPHIVNFSVPGLKPEVLVHALGEKDIYVSTKSACSSKNSDASAVLLACGVPDAQAESAIRVSFSYDNTQQEVDYFLEILEKTLTQLKKVMR, encoded by the coding sequence ATGATTTACTTTGATAACAGTGCAACAACGAAGCCGCACCCTGACGTGCTTGTCAGTTACACAGAGGCAGCACAAGCGTATTTCGCCAATCCTTCTTCTCTGCATCGATTGGGCGGCAGTGCAGAACAGCTGTTGACTGCATGCCGGAAACAGGCTGCACAGCTTTTACATGTCGGGGAAAATGAGGTTTTTTTCACATCAGGCGGAACAGAAGGAAATAACCTGGCAATTAAAGGAACGGCATTTCAGAAAAAACGTATAGGGAATCATATTATTACGACGACCGTGGAACATCCTTCTGTCTTGGAGACTTGTGCGGAATTGGAGAACCAGGGCTTTAAGGTAACGTACGTTGATGTGGATAAGTATGGTTATGTGACAGCTGAAAAGATAAAAGCGGCCATAACAGATCAGACCATCCTTGTAAGTGTGATGCATGTGAATAATGAACTTGGCACCATCCAGCCAATTAAGACAATTGGCCAGATGCTGACCGAATTTCCTGCTATCACTTTCCACGTCGACCATGTCCAAGGAGCCGGGAAAGTAGCACTCAATCTCAAAGAGAGTCATATTCATCTTTGTACGCTATCAGCTCATAAATTTCATGGAGTGAAAGGCAGCGGTATACTGTATAAAGCTGCTGATACACGTATAGCTGCTCAGATGTCCGGTGGAGGACAGGAACAGGCACTTCGCTCCGGAACCGAAAATGTACCTGGAATAACGGCTATGGTTAAAGCGCTGCGGTTGGCGATGGAAGAGCTGCAGACGTATCCTGCTAAGCTTTTTGAATTGAGGGAGCGACTTTGGGCTGGACTGGAAAGAATGGAGGGCGTTGTACTTCATTCTCCTCCTGCTGGTGCTCCGCATATCGTGAACTTTTCTGTTCCAGGCTTGAAGCCGGAAGTATTGGTGCATGCTCTTGGTGAAAAGGATATTTATGTATCGACAAAATCAGCGTGCTCTTCCAAAAACAGCGACGCGAGTGCGGTGCTGCTCGCTTGCGGGGTGCCGGATGCACAGGCAGAATCTGCTATCCGTGTGAGTTTTTCTTATGATAATACACAGCAAGAAGTCGACTATTTCTTGGAGATACTTGAAAAGACATTAACACAATTAAAGAAAGTGATGAGGTAA
- the refZ gene encoding forespore capture DNA-binding protein RefZ: MKKNDTKQKVMDAACQLFYTKGYHGTSVRDIAGKASVNVSLINYYYKSKQGLLEASVVLYYEEYLAVLEKIAQKRGQDSSSTYLKQLIEAIIHYKLSRNQFTGFIQRELMLDSVFVREMAVTYLAKENHTLKQAFRDYLEASGIREREGVYLYMQLSGMLSAPFTMNKEMKGMLLTEESRRYFCSMYTSSIHHWIDTLTTVSSAALRAVSAN, translated from the coding sequence TTGAAAAAAAATGACACGAAACAAAAAGTGATGGACGCCGCTTGTCAATTGTTCTACACAAAAGGCTACCATGGGACATCCGTCCGCGATATTGCGGGAAAAGCTTCGGTCAATGTCTCCTTGATCAACTATTATTATAAGAGCAAGCAAGGACTTCTGGAAGCATCCGTCGTGCTGTATTACGAAGAATATCTTGCTGTGCTGGAGAAAATAGCCCAAAAACGCGGGCAGGACTCTTCCAGTACCTATCTGAAACAGTTAATTGAAGCAATTATACATTATAAGCTCTCGCGGAATCAATTCACGGGTTTCATCCAAAGGGAGCTCATGCTGGATTCTGTCTTTGTCAGGGAAATGGCGGTGACGTATCTTGCGAAGGAGAATCATACGCTGAAGCAAGCCTTCCGTGATTACTTGGAAGCCAGTGGGATACGTGAACGGGAAGGAGTATATCTTTACATGCAGCTTTCCGGTATGCTGTCTGCGCCATTTACGATGAACAAAGAAATGAAAGGAATGTTGCTGACAGAGGAGTCACGCCGCTATTTTTGCAGCATGTACACGTCAAGTATCCACCATTGGATCGATACGTTGACAACGGTTTCGTCCGCTGCGCTCCGTGCAGTATCCGCCAATTGA
- a CDS encoding alpha/beta-type small acid-soluble spore protein: protein MANNNSSNQLVVPQAQQALDQMKYEIAQEFGVQLGGNETSRANGSVGGEITKRLVRTAQEQLSR from the coding sequence ATGGCTAACAACAACTCAAGCAATCAGCTAGTAGTACCTCAAGCACAACAAGCACTAGATCAAATGAAATATGAAATCGCACAAGAATTCGGTGTACAGCTTGGCGGAAACGAAACTTCTCGTGCCAACGGATCTGTTGGAGGAGAAATCACTAAACGTCTTGTACGCACAGCACAAGAGCAATTAAGCAGATAA
- a CDS encoding DUF2953 domain-containing protein: MWIAIFAVCLLLLITVALAAKVTIHIRYDKNHWHIQILVFGIRVHKRQIKQQSSIEHTSTDDMKQQLSNFITDLQRIWKTFPYLRQITKSAELQQFRWHTTIGMSDAAATGTIVGLVWALKGIANQIIRSNFQTKQPFDIQVQPIFQASFFDTSFQCIVSIRTGKAMQAIISNARGR; the protein is encoded by the coding sequence ATGTGGATAGCCATATTTGCGGTTTGTTTGCTGCTATTGATCACAGTGGCTCTGGCAGCTAAAGTGACGATACATATTCGTTATGATAAGAATCATTGGCATATTCAAATTCTGGTTTTCGGTATACGTGTGCATAAGCGCCAAATTAAACAGCAATCATCTATTGAACACACATCCACCGACGATATGAAGCAGCAGCTGAGCAATTTCATTACTGATCTGCAAAGAATTTGGAAGACCTTTCCCTATTTGCGGCAGATTACGAAAAGTGCAGAGCTGCAGCAATTTCGCTGGCATACGACGATCGGAATGTCTGATGCAGCTGCTACAGGTACAATTGTTGGTTTGGTGTGGGCTTTAAAAGGAATAGCCAATCAGATAATCCGATCGAATTTTCAAACCAAACAGCCTTTCGACATCCAAGTACAGCCAATTTTTCAAGCTTCCTTTTTTGATACGAGCTTTCAATGCATAGTGTCTATTCGTACCGGGAAAGCTATGCAGGCTATTATATCCAATGCCAGAGGAAGATAG
- the thiI gene encoding tRNA uracil 4-sulfurtransferase ThiI, which translates to MQYDHILIRYGEMALKGKNRKHFTKQLEYNVKDQIRSYPKAKVERTRDRMYIHLHGEDHEPIVEACRHIFGIHSFSLAIRTENEEQAIKQAALQLLLDNPAGTTFKISCRRTNKRFPIDSQEMNQRIGAYVLQNSEGYPVDVRKPGVDIMVEIRERATYVTGQKIKGPGGLPAGSSGKTLLMLSGGIDSPVAGYLAMKRGVEIEAIHFHSPPYTNERAKQKVIDLAQTLSKFGAKVKIHVVPFTDLQVKVHQEIPFGYSMTVMRRMMLRISERIAEKHGIMSLTSGESLGQVASQTMESMFAINEVTNYPILRPLITMDKSDIIDIAKQIDTYEISTRPYDDCCTVFVPEAPKTKPRREKVHLYEGTIDFSAEFERAIEGTEIITALPEEDKAPFADLL; encoded by the coding sequence ATGCAGTATGATCATATATTGATACGTTATGGAGAAATGGCACTAAAAGGAAAGAATCGTAAGCATTTCACCAAACAACTGGAATATAACGTGAAGGACCAAATCAGATCTTACCCGAAAGCGAAAGTAGAACGTACTCGCGACCGGATGTATATTCATCTTCATGGGGAAGATCATGAACCGATCGTAGAAGCATGCCGGCATATATTCGGCATCCATAGCTTCAGTTTGGCTATCCGGACGGAAAATGAAGAACAGGCAATCAAGCAAGCTGCATTGCAGCTGCTGCTCGATAATCCAGCGGGAACGACATTCAAAATCTCTTGCCGACGAACAAACAAACGATTCCCGATTGATTCACAGGAGATGAATCAGCGTATTGGTGCGTACGTTCTTCAGAACAGTGAGGGCTATCCTGTTGATGTAAGGAAACCTGGTGTTGACATCATGGTGGAGATTCGCGAGCGAGCAACTTATGTAACTGGCCAAAAAATCAAGGGGCCGGGCGGCTTGCCAGCAGGCAGTTCAGGCAAAACTCTATTAATGCTATCAGGCGGTATCGACAGTCCTGTCGCAGGGTATCTGGCTATGAAGCGCGGTGTCGAGATAGAAGCAATCCATTTCCATTCACCGCCTTATACAAATGAACGTGCAAAACAGAAAGTGATCGACTTAGCGCAAACATTATCGAAATTCGGTGCTAAAGTGAAGATTCATGTTGTTCCATTCACAGATTTACAGGTGAAGGTGCATCAAGAAATACCCTTTGGCTATAGCATGACAGTCATGCGTCGGATGATGCTGCGTATCAGTGAACGAATTGCGGAAAAACACGGTATCATGTCGCTTACTTCCGGAGAAAGCCTTGGTCAAGTCGCGAGTCAGACGATGGAAAGTATGTTTGCAATTAACGAAGTGACGAATTATCCGATACTTCGTCCATTGATTACAATGGACAAGTCTGACATCATTGATATTGCAAAACAAATCGATACCTATGAAATTTCAACTCGTCCATATGATGACTGCTGTACAGTATTTGTACCAGAGGCACCAAAAACAAAGCCTCGCCGTGAAAAGGTCCATCTGTATGAAGGGACAATCGACTTCTCGGCTGAATTCGAACGAGCTATCGAAGGAACAGAGATTATCACTGCATTGCCAGAAGAAGATAAAGCGCCTTTTGCTGATTTATTGTAA
- the ezrA gene encoding septation ring formation regulator EzrA, protein MPYIIGGIILIIALIILGLIMRKRVYDEVDRLESWKMDISNRNVSEELAKVKALNLSGETQEKFESWKERWDHIVTKELPDTEEALFDAEEGADRYRFKKAKQHLQQVEATLSQVEDKIEAMFRELDELLASEEEARKQAEALQPVLQTLKRTISQHRHQFGKADVRFETAIAEQITQLATYHSLIESGNYFEANQLITDVKMKTESLEAEIEAFPQVYKQVKQDLPAQVTDLLGGIREMKQDGYRIHHLGFEDELKAEKERLDLLIKHLEAGDAEETNLVIPALENRIKEMYQLLENEAVAKNYVDSKFEQYVNAVEKKTESYIKTKEEVDLLRESYFFTDNDVEFHLKLETKISRLVKQLETLQQEVDDELVSHAKLKEELEAGFRELSAIEEEHEAIREKIKTLRKDELEAKEKIADMRQKLYDVNRKLQKSNIPGVPQDVWQMVEESQEKTSRTMEVLEAHPLDMAEVRTHLQQAEEVTSTTIEQIEHLLEQAYLAEVVIQYSNRYRSQYPMLAAEMAESEKLFREYQYEQALERAARALQDIEPKALERLEKHIKVPS, encoded by the coding sequence TTGCCGTACATCATCGGAGGAATTATTTTAATCATCGCCCTGATCATCTTGGGCTTGATTATGAGAAAGCGAGTTTATGATGAAGTGGACCGGCTTGAGAGCTGGAAAATGGATATATCGAACCGCAACGTATCGGAAGAATTAGCGAAAGTGAAAGCGTTGAACCTGTCTGGAGAAACACAGGAAAAATTCGAATCGTGGAAGGAACGCTGGGATCATATCGTAACCAAAGAGCTTCCAGATACAGAAGAGGCTCTTTTTGATGCGGAGGAAGGTGCTGACCGCTATCGTTTCAAAAAAGCGAAACAGCATCTGCAGCAAGTGGAAGCGACACTTTCTCAAGTGGAGGATAAGATTGAAGCTATGTTCCGTGAGCTGGACGAGCTGCTTGCATCGGAAGAAGAAGCTCGCAAGCAGGCAGAGGCTTTACAGCCTGTACTGCAGACGCTGAAGCGTACGATTTCGCAGCATCGCCACCAATTCGGAAAAGCAGATGTGCGTTTTGAGACAGCTATTGCTGAGCAAATCACACAGCTGGCTACCTATCATTCACTCATCGAATCTGGCAACTACTTCGAAGCTAACCAACTCATTACAGATGTGAAAATGAAAACAGAGTCTCTGGAAGCTGAGATTGAGGCATTTCCTCAAGTGTACAAGCAGGTGAAGCAAGACCTGCCGGCGCAAGTCACGGATTTGCTGGGCGGTATCCGCGAGATGAAGCAAGATGGCTACCGGATCCATCATCTAGGTTTCGAAGACGAGCTGAAGGCTGAGAAGGAACGTTTGGATCTTCTGATAAAACATCTGGAAGCGGGCGATGCAGAAGAGACGAATTTGGTTATACCTGCTTTGGAAAACCGTATTAAAGAGATGTATCAACTGCTTGAGAACGAGGCTGTTGCCAAGAATTATGTCGATTCCAAATTCGAGCAATACGTCAATGCTGTCGAGAAGAAAACAGAGTCCTATATCAAGACAAAAGAAGAAGTTGACCTGCTTCGGGAATCTTATTTCTTTACTGACAATGATGTCGAATTCCATCTGAAGCTTGAAACAAAGATCTCCAGACTCGTCAAACAGCTTGAGACGCTGCAGCAAGAAGTCGATGATGAGCTCGTATCACATGCGAAGCTGAAGGAAGAGCTGGAAGCGGGCTTCCGTGAACTGAGTGCCATAGAAGAGGAACACGAGGCGATCCGTGAAAAGATCAAGACATTGCGTAAAGATGAATTGGAAGCTAAAGAAAAAATTGCTGACATGCGGCAGAAGCTGTACGATGTGAATCGGAAACTGCAAAAGAGCAATATTCCTGGTGTACCGCAGGATGTTTGGCAGATGGTCGAAGAGAGTCAGGAGAAAACCTCCCGCACAATGGAAGTTCTCGAAGCACATCCGCTAGATATGGCTGAGGTCCGTACACATCTGCAGCAGGCAGAGGAAGTCACCAGTACAACTATTGAACAAATTGAGCATTTACTTGAACAAGCTTATTTGGCAGAAGTAGTGATTCAGTATTCCAACCGTTACCGCAGCCAATATCCGATGCTTGCTGCCGAAATGGCAGAATCAGAGAAGCTTTTCCGTGAATATCAATATGAACAAGCCTTAGAACGGGCTGCACGTGCATTACAAGATATAGAGCCAAAAGCGCTGGAACGCTTGGAAAAACATATCAAGGTTCCCAGCTGA
- a CDS encoding GAF domain-containing protein produces the protein MFETKAYSGSREKDYELLVKQLDALLTGEEDEIAHLANASALLNQFLDDVNWVGFYLHKGEELILGPFQGLPACVRIKIGRGVCGTAVAENKTQLVADVHQFPGHIACDAASQSEIVVPIVVNGKSYGVLDIDSPSKNRFDETDQKYLEKFIEVLVKHLTK, from the coding sequence ATGTTCGAAACAAAGGCTTATAGCGGTTCCCGTGAAAAGGACTATGAATTGCTCGTCAAACAGCTTGATGCGTTGCTTACTGGCGAAGAAGACGAAATCGCTCATCTGGCAAATGCTTCTGCTCTTTTGAATCAGTTTTTGGATGATGTGAACTGGGTCGGTTTTTATCTTCATAAAGGAGAAGAATTGATTCTAGGTCCATTCCAAGGCCTTCCGGCGTGTGTACGCATTAAAATTGGTAGAGGTGTATGCGGAACAGCTGTAGCAGAAAATAAAACACAGCTAGTAGCCGATGTACATCAATTTCCTGGTCACATCGCATGTGACGCAGCAAGCCAGTCCGAAATCGTTGTTCCTATCGTTGTAAATGGCAAATCTTACGGAGTGCTTGATATCGATAGTCCGTCCAAAAATCGATTCGACGAAACAGATCAGAAATACTTAGAAAAATTCATCGAAGTTCTCGTCAAGCATTTGACTAAATAA